The sequence AACTCAGCTTtgaccgccacctcgagaacgtgGCGCGCAAGGTGTCCCTGagagtgacactcctgcgtcgagTCCGCCACCTTCTCGACACTGATGGACTCCTAAGGCTGTACAAGGCCCAGGTGAGGCCCATCATGGAGTACAGCCCCCTCACAGGGATGGGTAGCGCCCAGTGCCACCTCTCCCTGTTGTACCGGGTGCAGAGGCGTGCCGAACGCCTCATATACGGTGCCAGTgaccaggagcagcagcagcagcagcagggacgaCAAATGGGACACCGGCAatggcaacagcaacaacaacagcagcaccaccgtcaccacccgaGACAGGACGTCCCCGCCACCAGATGAATAGTCTGGAGCACCGCAGGAGGTCGGCGCCCTCACAGTACTGCACAAGGCCCAGGTGcagcacacaccacacctcgCGGCCCTCGGAGTcccgtggaggaggtcagagcgagCTACGAGAGCGGTAGCGTCCGGTGATCTTCTCCTCGAAGTCCCGAGAACCCTTACGCTGAGGTGTCAGCGGGCCTTCACCTGTGCCACAGCAACACTGCGGAACGCCTTCACGGCCGAAGTGGACCTATCAGGCCTGAGCACCCACGCGTAAAGACAGCTGCCCATCTGTGGTGTCGCGCACGCCCCCTTAAGTGACAGTGTCTACGAACAATACGGACTTCAAGGGGGGCCACACCCACactaatataaaagaacaaacCATTGGGCAAGCTTTAGAATAGGTGCCCTTATGGACGAGGGCTCCTTTAGCTCGTGACACCCCATGCCATACTAATAGGAATTCATCTATGTGCTTCTGtttaaggggggagagagagagagagagagagagagagagagagagagagagagagagagagagagagagagagagagagagagagagagagagagagagagagagagaggtcaactgtgtattcctcatcctctttctccttttcttcgtcttcttttgctCCTGCTTCTAAAATAATGAGTTATACATTTCTTTCCTATATAGAACGTTAAAAAATATTGATGTAcattttctacgttttttatcCGCCCTTTATTCCCTTATCAGCCTGGCTTCACATTAATCAGTGCTTCTAATTTCAATTCTAAATTATTGTTTTcggcttttctcattttctcagccTCTTTTCACCCACTGTTATTAccctcattaactttttttttttaaacatcaaAACCCATCCATTTCAActcgttccttttattcctcatctttctcaaagttctcctcctccttctgctcgtcctcttccttctactcaacGGATCGGAGACTCACCAATCCCTTCCtatcactattcttttttttatatgtagccatcacgcctttccctcctccctcgcctcacaAACAAGACAGTGGAGACTGGAGACCAATCCCATTTACTGCTCCTCTTAGTAGCCTCTCAGCGTCCTCCCTGGCAATCACGCCTGTCTCTTCTCCCTCGCCCTACAAACAAGAAGACAAGTATAATGTCTACCACAACTCcatgtcctctctcctcccagcagccaaggaggagctggtggagatCAACGTCGGGGGTCGGGGCGGCGTGCAGGTGGTGACGGACAAGAACTCGGG is a genomic window of Eriocheir sinensis breed Jianghai 21 chromosome 69, ASM2467909v1, whole genome shotgun sequence containing:
- the LOC126988313 gene encoding putative GATA zinc finger domain-containing protein 25, which encodes MGLEGTGGRPTRSPERPLDSINILGAEVDSKLSFDRHLENVARKVSLRVTLLRRVRHLLDTDGLLRLYKAQVRPIMEYSPLTGMGSAQCHLSLLYRVQRRAERLIYGASDQEQQQQQQGRQMGHRQWQQQQQQQHHRHHPRQDVPATR